In the genome of Hyphobacterium sp. CCMP332, one region contains:
- a CDS encoding alanine/ornithine racemase family PLP-dependent enzyme → MAFITLDKEKLKKNYTALENVFSPRNIKWAVVSKLLCGEKIFLEQLLELGIRNFCDSRVSNLKTIKSLNPDTETIYIKPPPKRSIPAVVKYADISFNTEIDTIEMLSEEAKKQDTLHKIIIMIELGELREGVMRDDLLEFYERIFKLPNIKVVGIGTNLTCMYGVLPSHDKLIQLSLYKQLIEARFDRKIDFVSGGSSVSIPLIFEGLLPAGVNHFRVGETLYLGTDVYHNRTFKTMEHDVFQLYAEIIELIEKPKVPLGEFGENLLGETKKFDDAYSETSYRAIIDLGLLDIDENHIKIKNKELKIVGASSDMLVIDLGKNEQNYQVGDLLEFEMDYFGVLRIMNSKYIEKRVK, encoded by the coding sequence ATGGCTTTTATCACATTAGATAAAGAAAAACTAAAAAAGAATTATACGGCTTTGGAGAATGTTTTCAGTCCCCGAAACATAAAGTGGGCCGTTGTTTCAAAACTGCTTTGTGGTGAAAAAATATTTCTTGAACAGCTTTTGGAACTTGGGATAAGAAACTTTTGCGATTCACGTGTTTCGAATCTTAAAACCATAAAATCGCTCAATCCCGATACCGAAACTATTTATATAAAACCACCACCCAAACGCTCAATTCCCGCTGTGGTCAAATATGCGGATATCAGTTTTAATACCGAAATCGATACGATTGAAATGTTGTCTGAAGAGGCCAAAAAACAAGACACGCTTCATAAAATCATTATTATGATAGAACTGGGGGAGTTGAGAGAGGGTGTCATGCGGGATGATCTTTTAGAATTCTATGAACGTATTTTTAAACTGCCGAACATTAAAGTAGTTGGCATCGGAACCAACCTTACCTGTATGTATGGCGTTCTGCCAAGTCATGATAAATTAATTCAATTATCACTTTACAAACAATTAATTGAAGCGCGATTCGATAGAAAGATAGATTTTGTGTCAGGGGGTTCATCTGTTTCCATTCCATTAATTTTTGAAGGGTTGCTCCCTGCAGGAGTCAATCACTTTAGAGTTGGTGAAACGCTTTATTTAGGCACGGATGTTTATCATAACCGCACATTTAAAACCATGGAACACGATGTGTTTCAGTTATATGCAGAAATAATTGAGCTCATTGAAAAACCCAAAGTTCCGCTCGGAGAATTCGGTGAAAATCTTTTGGGTGAAACTAAAAAATTTGACGATGCCTATTCCGAAACATCTTATCGAGCCATCATCGATTTGGGCCTTTTAGATATTGATGAAAACCATATTAAAATCAAAAACAAAGAATTAAAGATTGTCGGAGCTTCCTCGGATATGCTGGTAATTGATTTAGGTAAAAATGAGCAAAACTATCAGGTAGGCGATCTGCTCGAATTTGAAATGGATTACTTTGGTGTGCTCAGAATAATGAATTCCAAATACATTGAGAAAAGGGTAAAATAA
- a CDS encoding DUF1028 domain-containing protein, with product MRFINKLAFIIGFFLFHAIIVNAQDTFSIVAVDSANSEVGSAGASCVDLTSFPQYSTDFLAELLPGLAAINTQAFYLENNQINARNQLLLGNSPASAIQWLQNNDDQSNPEIRQYGIAALINGSPETAAFTGSQTNAYTGHRLGKNYAIQGNILLGPEILDSMESRFLRAKGDLKCKLMYAMQGANVIGADSRCAANGTSSLFAFLKVAQASDTFGNPSFLISVQTQNGSAIEPIDSLQKLFDNAITANCDSFPSPLRSFENGNSIDILPNPVKDQLLIKNIELEVDFKIYNMLGTLIKKGKTENNTIDVRRLKRGAYMLIIPEIEYPIHKHFIKY from the coding sequence ATGAGATTTATTAATAAACTGGCTTTTATCATTGGATTTTTTCTCTTTCATGCAATAATTGTAAATGCTCAGGATACTTTTTCTATTGTTGCCGTGGACTCGGCAAATTCTGAAGTTGGAAGTGCTGGAGCTTCCTGTGTTGATTTAACATCATTTCCCCAATATTCAACTGATTTTTTAGCTGAGCTTTTACCCGGTTTAGCGGCTATCAACACTCAGGCTTTTTATTTGGAAAACAACCAAATCAATGCTCGCAATCAGCTACTATTAGGAAATTCGCCTGCTTCGGCTATTCAATGGTTACAAAACAACGATGACCAATCCAATCCGGAAATAAGACAATACGGTATTGCAGCACTTATTAACGGTTCCCCCGAAACGGCGGCTTTTACAGGTTCACAAACTAATGCCTATACCGGACATCGATTGGGAAAAAATTACGCAATACAAGGAAATATACTATTGGGCCCCGAAATTCTCGATTCTATGGAATCCCGCTTCCTGCGGGCCAAAGGCGATTTAAAATGCAAATTAATGTATGCTATGCAGGGAGCGAATGTCATTGGTGCTGATTCCAGATGTGCGGCAAACGGAACATCTTCTCTTTTCGCTTTTCTGAAAGTTGCACAGGCCAGCGATACATTTGGAAATCCTTCATTTTTAATTTCGGTTCAGACCCAAAACGGATCCGCTATTGAACCGATTGACTCACTTCAAAAACTCTTTGATAATGCGATTACTGCAAATTGCGATAGTTTTCCTAGCCCTCTCAGGTCTTTTGAGAATGGTAATTCTATCGATATCTTGCCTAACCCGGTTAAAGATCAGCTTTTAATTAAAAATATTGAGCTTGAAGTCGACTTTAAAATCTACAATATGTTAGGAACACTGATCAAGAAAGGTAAAACTGAAAACAATACTATTGATGTCCGTAGGCTAAAACGCGGTGCGTATATGTTAATTATACCGGAAATTGAATATCCAATTCACAAGCATTTTATTAAATACTAA
- a CDS encoding RNA-binding protein: MNIFVAQLDYAIQESKLQDLFEQFGEVSSVKIIMDKFTGRSKGFGFIEMPDDSEAQAAINELNGKEVEGRAIVVKKANPREGGGGRY; the protein is encoded by the coding sequence ATGAACATTTTCGTAGCTCAGCTGGATTATGCTATCCAGGAATCAAAATTACAGGACCTTTTCGAACAATTCGGTGAAGTGAGTTCTGTAAAAATAATTATGGATAAATTCACAGGCCGTTCCAAGGGTTTTGGATTTATCGAAATGCCTGATGACTCTGAAGCGCAAGCGGCCATTAATGAATTAAATGGTAAAGAGGTAGAAGGCAGAGCAATTGTAGTAAAAAAAGCAAATCCACGTGAAGGTGGAGGAGGCAGATATTAA
- a CDS encoding GNAT family N-acetyltransferase: MSDIKVYNALERPTTLQKNEIIDFLYDNLEEYGDPKEHILKAINYSVKESTSFGGFTLVLSESNKILGAVIVNQTGMGGYIPENILVYIATHKEHRGEGIGKKLMEATLLHASGDIALHVEQNNPAKFLYEKFGFTNPYLEMRLKR; encoded by the coding sequence ATGTCAGACATAAAAGTATATAACGCACTAGAAAGGCCAACAACCTTACAAAAAAATGAGATTATTGATTTTCTTTATGATAATCTGGAGGAATACGGAGATCCTAAAGAACACATACTCAAAGCAATCAATTACTCCGTTAAAGAGTCCACTTCTTTTGGAGGCTTTACCTTGGTATTGTCAGAATCCAACAAAATTCTTGGCGCGGTAATCGTAAATCAAACGGGAATGGGCGGATACATTCCTGAAAATATTTTAGTATACATTGCAACACACAAAGAACATCGAGGTGAGGGAATTGGTAAAAAACTAATGGAAGCAACCTTACTTCATGCCAGTGGGGATATCGCCCTTCACGTTGAGCAAAACAACCCGGCAAAATTTCTTTATGAAAAATTTGGTTTCACAAATCCTTATTTGGAGATGAGACTAAAACGTTAG
- the msrA gene encoding peptide-methionine (S)-S-oxide reductase MsrA: MEKLESATLGAGCFWCIEAVFQNLKGVKNVIPGYSGGHIKNPAYREVCTGRTGHAEVARIEFDAESISFKEILEVFWQTHDPTTLNRQGADVGTQYRSAIFYHNDDQNKIANRLKAELDKSGAFNGPIVTEISPLDNFYEAEEYHKNYFNNNSEQPYCNLVIKPKLDKFKKVFADKLAQAN; this comes from the coding sequence ATGGAAAAATTGGAAAGCGCCACACTTGGTGCAGGATGCTTCTGGTGCATTGAAGCTGTATTTCAAAATTTAAAAGGCGTTAAAAATGTTATCCCCGGTTATTCCGGAGGTCATATAAAAAATCCGGCATACAGGGAAGTTTGCACGGGAAGAACCGGTCATGCAGAAGTAGCACGAATTGAATTCGATGCTGAATCCATTTCTTTCAAAGAGATATTAGAAGTTTTTTGGCAAACGCATGATCCCACCACATTAAACAGACAAGGTGCCGATGTTGGTACGCAATACAGATCCGCAATATTTTATCATAACGATGATCAAAATAAGATTGCCAATCGCCTTAAAGCTGAACTTGACAAAAGCGGTGCTTTTAATGGCCCCATTGTAACAGAAATATCTCCACTTGATAATTTTTATGAAGCCGAAGAATATCATAAAAATTACTTCAATAATAATTCTGAGCAGCCTTATTGCAATTTGGTGATCAAACCAAAGCTCGATAAATTCAAAAAGGTTTTTGCTGATAAGCTGGCTCAAGCAAATTAG
- a CDS encoding peptidylprolyl isomerase translates to MSKAETGNSVAVHYTGKLEDGTVFDSSENREPLSFKLGEGQMIKGFENAVMGMAIGDKTTVSLEPKEAYGERSEERILQVPKSDVPNDIPTEIGTQLSINQSNGQQIPAVITDADAESITLDANHPLAGKKLIFDIEMVEIK, encoded by the coding sequence ATGTCAAAAGCAGAAACAGGAAATTCAGTTGCAGTTCATTATACGGGAAAATTAGAAGATGGAACTGTATTTGATTCCTCAGAAAACAGAGAACCTCTTTCATTTAAGTTAGGTGAAGGTCAGATGATAAAAGGATTTGAAAATGCAGTCATGGGCATGGCTATTGGAGATAAAACGACAGTTTCATTGGAACCAAAGGAAGCTTATGGTGAAAGATCAGAAGAAAGAATATTACAGGTTCCAAAGTCAGATGTGCCCAATGATATTCCAACCGAAATAGGAACACAGCTATCTATTAACCAATCAAACGGACAGCAAATTCCCGCGGTAATTACAGATGCAGACGCCGAATCGATAACCCTGGATGCCAATCATCCATTGGCAGGGAAAAAGTTAATTTTTGATATTGAAATGGTTGAAATTAAATAA
- a CDS encoding sodium:solute symporter family protein gives MHWIDLSIFIVYLLFMLGVGVYFLNKNESDDDYYVGGRKMSAGHIGLSVVATDVGGGFSIGLGGLGFVMGISGSWMLFTGLIGAWLSAVFLIPRIYPIANEKNFLSFPQALSHFYNDRVAFIAGIISLIGYIGFTSSQILAGAKLASSTFPSISIQNAVLIMGVIAVAYTVIGGIKAVIHTDTIQWIILMAGLVLIGIPIGYMKLGGWAGIRDFLSPGDLSLSNISISQFFNWAITIIPIWFVGMTLYQRIYACKDEKTAKKAWFIAGVFEWPLMAFMGVVLGFFAKIAFQKGMFTALGFPPGSEIDAELGLPMFLRNILPIGMMGLMMSAYFSAIMSTADSCLIAASGNFITDIMGSISKKKKKNSIKFSQLITLVIGILAILLATMMQNVLELMLYSYAFMVSGLFVPVLGLLVLKKPNSLAALYAMIFGGLTTLVLILSDIDLPWGLDENFFGISLSALIFIIISLVNNK, from the coding sequence ATTCACTGGATAGACCTAAGTATATTTATTGTATACCTGCTTTTTATGCTTGGAGTGGGGGTGTATTTTTTAAACAAAAATGAATCGGACGATGATTATTATGTCGGTGGACGAAAGATGTCGGCCGGTCATATTGGTTTGTCAGTAGTGGCCACAGATGTAGGTGGCGGTTTTTCAATTGGCCTCGGTGGCTTGGGATTTGTCATGGGTATTTCGGGAAGTTGGATGTTGTTTACCGGATTAATCGGTGCATGGCTAAGCGCAGTATTTTTAATCCCTCGAATATATCCAATTGCTAATGAGAAGAATTTTTTAAGCTTCCCTCAGGCCTTATCACATTTCTATAATGATCGTGTTGCATTTATTGCCGGTATTATTTCCTTAATCGGATACATCGGCTTTACGAGTTCTCAAATTCTCGCCGGAGCTAAACTGGCTTCGTCAACCTTCCCTTCAATAAGTATTCAAAACGCCGTTTTAATTATGGGGGTGATTGCGGTGGCCTATACGGTGATTGGTGGAATTAAAGCAGTGATTCATACCGATACAATCCAATGGATAATTCTAATGGCAGGTCTTGTCCTCATTGGTATTCCCATAGGTTATATGAAGCTGGGTGGCTGGGCTGGTATTAGGGATTTTCTCAGTCCTGGAGACCTTTCATTAAGCAATATTTCGATAAGTCAATTTTTTAATTGGGCGATTACGATTATTCCTATTTGGTTTGTAGGAATGACCCTTTACCAAAGGATTTATGCCTGTAAGGATGAAAAAACTGCAAAAAAGGCCTGGTTTATAGCCGGGGTCTTCGAGTGGCCGCTAATGGCATTTATGGGTGTAGTGCTCGGGTTTTTTGCAAAGATTGCATTTCAAAAAGGCATGTTTACCGCATTGGGCTTTCCTCCTGGTTCTGAAATCGATGCCGAGTTGGGCTTGCCCATGTTTTTAAGAAATATACTTCCTATTGGAATGATGGGCCTCATGATGTCGGCCTATTTTTCTGCAATAATGTCCACAGCGGACTCATGTTTAATTGCCGCTTCCGGTAATTTTATTACCGATATCATGGGAAGTATTTCAAAAAAGAAAAAGAAGAATAGTATAAAATTCTCACAGCTTATTACGCTAGTCATTGGAATTCTGGCAATTTTATTGGCCACCATGATGCAAAATGTTCTGGAGTTAATGCTTTATTCCTATGCTTTTATGGTTTCCGGTCTTTTTGTCCCGGTTCTCGGCTTATTGGTATTAAAAAAACCGAATTCATTGGCCGCATTGTACGCCATGATTTTTGGAGGATTAACAACTCTGGTGTTAATTCTTTCTGATATCGACCTGCCTTGGGGTTTGGATGAAAACTTTTTTGGGATTAGCCTATCTGCATTAATTTTTATTATCATATCACTTGTAAATAACAAATAG
- the alr gene encoding alanine racemase gives MRGTSNILLSKSAVETNVNFVRQKMGADIRISAVVKANAYGHGIEHMVPLFEQNGIDHFSVFDYTEAMRVRLVTKSNCDIMIMGWISDEDIHDTLVQGFEFFVFNPKRLKLAVNHAKELQCKAKVHLEIETGMNRVGLLKEEIDEVVEIIQENKKHIEIKGLCTHLAGPESISNYKRIIRQLKKYNAVLSNMKSLSIVPDYRHAACSAGAFNYSKARFDLVRMGIMLYGFWPSNESLILYVQNRKDKTDPLKRVITWKSKVMSVNHIGEGEFVGYGVSYLTQRDISTAIIPIGYSMGYNRSLSNKGRILIHGHSCDIIGVINMNMIIANITDVPDVQIGDEVVIIGNQGDQEIKVSAFTNYSDELNYEVLAHLPENIKREVVK, from the coding sequence ATGCGGGGTACATCTAACATTCTGCTTTCAAAAAGTGCAGTTGAAACCAATGTAAACTTTGTTCGGCAAAAAATGGGTGCTGACATTCGAATTTCAGCAGTGGTAAAAGCCAATGCCTACGGTCATGGAATAGAACACATGGTCCCACTTTTTGAACAAAATGGAATTGATCATTTTTCTGTGTTTGATTATACCGAAGCCATGAGGGTGCGATTGGTTACTAAATCCAATTGTGACATAATGATCATGGGTTGGATATCTGATGAAGACATCCACGATACACTTGTGCAGGGATTTGAATTTTTTGTTTTTAATCCTAAAAGATTAAAACTGGCTGTTAACCATGCAAAAGAATTGCAATGCAAAGCGAAAGTCCACCTGGAAATTGAAACCGGTATGAATCGAGTCGGTCTTTTAAAAGAAGAAATCGATGAAGTGGTTGAAATCATTCAGGAGAACAAAAAACATATAGAAATCAAAGGGCTTTGTACACATTTGGCCGGTCCTGAGAGCATTTCCAATTACAAAAGAATTATACGTCAATTAAAAAAATACAATGCTGTTTTGAGCAATATGAAATCACTCTCGATTGTGCCGGATTATCGTCATGCTGCTTGTTCTGCTGGTGCATTTAATTATTCTAAGGCCCGCTTTGATTTAGTTAGAATGGGAATTATGCTATATGGATTTTGGCCAAGCAATGAATCGCTAATTCTCTATGTGCAAAACAGAAAAGATAAAACGGACCCACTTAAAAGAGTAATTACCTGGAAAAGTAAAGTGATGTCTGTTAATCATATCGGAGAAGGGGAATTTGTCGGTTATGGGGTTTCCTACCTTACGCAAAGAGATATTAGTACAGCTATAATTCCCATTGGTTATTCCATGGGTTATAATCGATCGCTTAGCAATAAAGGCAGAATTTTAATTCACGGACATTCCTGTGATATTATCGGTGTCATAAATATGAATATGATAATTGCCAACATAACTGACGTTCCAGATGTTCAAATTGGAGATGAAGTTGTAATAATAGGAAATCAAGGTGATCAGGAGATCAAGGTGTCAGCATTTACAAATTACAGTGATGAATTAAATTACGAAGTTTTGGCCCATTTGCCCGAAAATATTAAAAGAGAGGTAGTCAAATAA
- a CDS encoding NAD(P)-binding domain-containing protein produces the protein MKKVGIIGSGIVAKTLAAGFLKYDYDIMMGTRNPEKLEDWNSKEGNGAQISNFKNAAEFGELLVLAVKGSAAESMIKDLRNEIKGKTIIDTTNPIEDVPPVNGVLKFFTNLDASLMENLKYIAPEAHFVKAFNSVGSALMVNPELSLKPSMFIAGDNENAKEEVKTILDQFGWESVDMGKAEAARAIEPLCILWCIPGFIDNQWTHAFKLLKK, from the coding sequence ATGAAAAAAGTAGGAATTATCGGATCCGGAATTGTAGCAAAAACATTGGCTGCAGGATTTTTAAAATATGACTATGATATAATGATGGGTACCCGAAATCCCGAAAAACTGGAAGATTGGAATTCCAAAGAAGGTAATGGAGCACAAATAAGCAATTTTAAAAATGCCGCAGAATTTGGAGAACTATTGGTACTTGCGGTCAAAGGAAGCGCTGCAGAAAGCATGATTAAAGATCTTAGAAATGAGATAAAAGGTAAAACAATTATTGATACTACGAATCCAATTGAAGATGTCCCTCCTGTAAACGGTGTTTTAAAATTCTTCACTAATCTTGATGCCTCCCTGATGGAAAATTTAAAATATATTGCTCCAGAAGCCCATTTTGTTAAAGCCTTTAATTCTGTAGGAAGTGCGCTAATGGTAAATCCTGAATTGAGTTTAAAACCAAGTATGTTTATCGCCGGAGATAATGAGAATGCAAAAGAAGAAGTGAAAACTATATTGGATCAGTTTGGATGGGAAAGCGTAGATATGGGAAAAGCCGAAGCAGCAAGGGCTATAGAACCCTTATGTATTTTATGGTGTATTCCCGGTTTTATTGATAATCAATGGACACATGCATTTAAGCTTTTGAAAAAATGA
- a CDS encoding YceI family protein, with protein sequence MPVLRFLIFILFCLNLFQPIESTAQSIDKSKIRLTKGRVDFHSNAELEVIRAHSTELAGILDRKTNQFAISIPMISFLGFNSPLQREHFNENYMESHSFPKATYSGKIVGNYDLMKEGSTEIMTKGELTIHGISVEQNIPVNLVIKHGIVGVRSNFKVALADYNIKIPKAVEGKIAEIVDVEVYALFQEN encoded by the coding sequence ATGCCAGTATTAAGATTTCTTATATTCATACTATTTTGTCTCAATTTATTCCAGCCTATTGAAAGCACAGCTCAGAGCATTGACAAGAGTAAGATAAGGCTTACCAAAGGAAGAGTGGATTTTCACTCCAATGCCGAACTTGAAGTAATCAGAGCCCATTCAACAGAACTTGCGGGAATACTGGACAGGAAAACAAATCAATTTGCAATATCAATTCCTATGATTTCATTTTTAGGTTTTAATAGCCCATTGCAAAGAGAGCACTTTAATGAAAACTATATGGAATCACATAGTTTTCCGAAGGCAACCTATTCGGGCAAAATTGTTGGGAATTATGATTTAATGAAAGAAGGTTCAACTGAAATAATGACCAAAGGAGAGCTTACAATTCACGGCATTTCAGTGGAACAAAATATTCCGGTTAACCTTGTCATCAAACATGGCATTGTGGGCGTCAGGTCGAACTTCAAAGTAGCCCTTGCAGATTATAATATTAAGATCCCAAAAGCAGTAGAAGGTAAAATTGCAGAAATTGTGGATGTAGAGGTGTACGCATTATTCCAGGAAAATTAA
- a CDS encoding acyl-CoA desaturase, with protein MSNISAVRFLKAEKGGFYDVLKARVNDYFDSNNISRHANGAMIFKTALILSVFWGSYLLLLSNMFSVWQMLLLAMLNGFAAALIGLNIAHDAIHGSYSSKKWVNKSLAVIFNIIGANDYMWNISHNIVHHSFTNIPDHDEDIEQIPIIRLNPKQELWKIHRYQHIYTFFLYALTSISWVFIKDYKKFFQDKIGSYTMKNPTVEYIRLFGFKILYYILFLAVPLLVIELAWWQILIGFVILHFVEGLTLALIFQLAHVVEGTQFPEPDEKGKIQDDWAAHQMRTTSDFATGYPIINFLFGGLNFQVEHHLFPKVCHIHYTKLAPIVKQTAEEYGLPYHSHKTFIGAIKSHMFMLKQFGTQKNLKVA; from the coding sequence ATGAGTAATATTTCAGCAGTTAGATTTTTAAAAGCAGAAAAGGGTGGGTTTTACGATGTATTAAAAGCTCGTGTTAACGATTATTTTGATTCTAATAATATTTCGCGTCATGCAAATGGTGCAATGATCTTTAAAACAGCATTGATATTAAGTGTTTTTTGGGGGTCTTATTTATTGCTTTTGAGCAATATGTTTTCTGTCTGGCAAATGCTGCTTTTAGCCATGTTAAATGGTTTTGCTGCAGCCTTAATTGGACTGAATATTGCGCATGATGCTATTCACGGTTCTTATTCATCAAAAAAATGGGTAAATAAAAGTCTGGCTGTAATATTTAATATCATTGGTGCAAATGATTATATGTGGAATATTTCACATAATATCGTTCACCACAGTTTTACCAATATTCCTGATCATGATGAGGACATTGAACAAATTCCTATTATCAGATTAAATCCCAAACAGGAACTATGGAAAATTCACAGGTATCAGCATATCTATACTTTTTTCCTTTATGCATTGACGTCTATTTCCTGGGTCTTCATTAAAGATTATAAGAAATTCTTTCAGGATAAAATAGGAAGTTATACAATGAAAAATCCTACTGTAGAATATATTAGACTTTTTGGGTTTAAAATTCTCTATTATATTCTTTTCCTGGCTGTGCCATTGCTCGTAATTGAATTGGCATGGTGGCAAATTTTAATTGGTTTTGTTATTCTCCACTTTGTGGAAGGGTTAACACTCGCTTTAATTTTCCAGTTGGCCCACGTGGTGGAAGGCACTCAATTTCCGGAACCCGATGAAAAAGGTAAAATCCAGGACGATTGGGCTGCGCATCAAATGAGGACAACTTCAGATTTTGCAACCGGATATCCAATTATTAACTTCTTGTTTGGGGGCCTCAATTTTCAGGTAGAGCATCATCTCTTCCCAAAAGTTTGTCATATACATTATACCAAACTCGCTCCAATTGTAAAGCAAACTGCAGAAGAATACGGCTTGCCATATCATTCCCATAAAACTTTCATAGGAGCAATAAAGTCTCATATGTTTATGCTTAAGCAGTTTGGAACTCAGAAAAACCTTAAGGTTGCATAG
- a CDS encoding amidohydrolase — MKDIIKHRKHLHQHPELSGREYKTADYISNVMNSFSPDEEIELAETGKAYIFRGNEEGPCVLFRAELDALPINEEDNLEHKSNNAGIAHSCGHDGHMAILLALAKYISEKRPKKGRIIILFQPAEETGQGAKNVIADKAFSKIKPDFAYSLHNIPGRPKHSIIVKDRSFASASKGLTLKLYGKTSHAAEPENGVNPSVAISKIILQLDEILKASVYEKLVLITIVNIHVGEIAFGTSAGYGELRMTLRAFRDRDMKILTEKTEFLIKDIAKDESLRIDISYSEVFPATTNNDDCLEIIKNAAEFYNLSLIERSEPFKWSEDFGYFSEICDCGFFGLGSGENQPSLHNPDYDFPDEIIETGAKMFLKISENYNY; from the coding sequence GTGAAGGACATTATAAAACACAGAAAACATCTTCATCAACATCCGGAATTATCAGGACGGGAATACAAAACCGCTGATTATATTTCTAATGTCATGAATTCCTTTTCGCCCGATGAGGAAATAGAATTAGCTGAAACAGGAAAAGCTTATATTTTCCGCGGCAATGAAGAAGGCCCTTGCGTATTATTTAGAGCTGAACTGGATGCATTACCCATAAATGAAGAAGATAACTTAGAACACAAATCAAATAATGCCGGGATTGCCCACTCATGCGGCCATGACGGTCATATGGCCATTTTACTTGCTTTGGCTAAATACATTTCTGAAAAAAGACCGAAAAAAGGTAGAATTATAATCCTTTTTCAACCGGCCGAAGAAACAGGCCAGGGCGCTAAAAATGTAATTGCTGACAAGGCCTTTTCAAAAATAAAACCAGATTTTGCTTATTCACTTCACAATATTCCGGGGAGACCCAAACACAGTATAATTGTAAAAGACAGAAGTTTCGCTTCCGCTTCAAAAGGCCTAACTCTCAAATTATATGGAAAAACATCTCATGCAGCAGAACCAGAAAATGGAGTTAACCCTTCAGTTGCCATTTCAAAAATAATATTACAACTGGACGAAATTCTCAAAGCAAGTGTTTATGAAAAGCTTGTTTTAATAACAATTGTGAATATTCATGTCGGTGAAATTGCTTTTGGTACATCCGCGGGTTATGGTGAACTTAGAATGACATTGCGAGCATTTCGCGATAGAGACATGAAAATCCTCACTGAAAAAACCGAATTTTTGATCAAGGATATAGCCAAAGATGAAAGTTTGCGTATTGATATTTCTTATTCTGAAGTTTTTCCTGCCACTACCAATAATGACGATTGCCTCGAAATCATAAAAAATGCAGCTGAATTTTATAACTTAAGCCTTATTGAGCGTTCAGAACCATTTAAATGGTCAGAGGATTTTGGCTACTTCTCTGAAATATGTGATTGTGGATTTTTTGGATTGGGATCAGGAGAAAATCAGCCATCTCTTCACAACCCCGACTACGATTTCCCTGATGAAATTATTGAAACCGGAGCTAAAATGTTTTTAAAAATTAGTGAAAATTACAATTATTAA